From the genome of Prunus persica cultivar Lovell chromosome G8, Prunus_persica_NCBIv2, whole genome shotgun sequence:
aaaacaaaaaagtgaaacCCCTAAAACCATTTCTCACACCCATCTCTCTTGACAAACCcaacatttaatttttcatcaaTCCCCCAAAACCCACATCAAATTCACTAACCAGAACCCTCAAATCAAATAAAGGGGTCGACTTGAATACTCCAAACAAAATactaaccaaaaaaatactccaaacaaaataataccACTAGCACCTAGAGCCTAATCCAAACTGAATATAGCATCATTCTTTATGTCCTTAATAATTGAGAGCTGGTTTTCTCACTCTTTTTCTGTCTACTTACacttctttttattataataaaaaatattaaaaaaataaaaaagagtgagaaaatcaaaaccccattaattttgttaattagtAAGGTTATCCACGAATCGGCCTCGTGATCGTTTGTCTTATCCGTAAATAATTGCCCATTGGTCCTTTTGCAGTTGAGGACAAGTACACTGGATATGGGTAACCGTGGCCCGACCCGTTTTATCCTCTTTTGGGGCCCACAAGGTGGCCCATCACCAATAGCGTCCGCTTTCATTTCATGAACCACTTGTGTGGGAACGATACGATGATAAGATAAAAATCAtcgtcctcttcttcatctttttcgTCAATCCGTACACTCTGTTTTTCTCTGTCTGAAGAGTGAAGGCTCTTAAACCCAAGCTTTCCCATGGTATCTCTCCTTTCCTTCCACACTTCCGCAACGCAGCCTCTCTTATTGACCCCAAGCTCAACCCCATTTCTCCACACCCACCTCTCTCGCATCAAATCCCAGCCTTCACGACGAACCCGATTTCTCATTTCATCAATCTCCCAAAACTCAAACcaattcaccaaccaaaaccctcaaaccccaccaaagAAGCCTCCGAGAACCCAGTTCCCTGGTGGGTTCAAGCGTCCAGAGATCAAGGTTCCCAATATTGTGCTGCAGCTGGACCCTGATGATGTATTGGTCGGTGACGATGCTTTGGATTTGATCGACAAGGCGGTGTCGAAATGGGTTGGGATTCTGGTGCTGAATGGTCGTGAAGCAAGTGGTGGCAGACTCTATGAGGCCGCCTGTAAGTTGAAGTCGGTGGTCAGAGACCGCGCCTACTTGTTGATCTCCGAGCGTGTTGATATCGCCGCCGCAGCTAATGCTAGTGGGGTTCTTCTCTCTGATCAAGGTAAATCTTCATTCTTCAACTCATTTTACTACTTGGgttgtgaaaattttgatatatatacacgtatttGATTAATCAAGTGAATGAAGCTGCCTCGGTAGAAGCTACTATTGTGAGTGTGACTTAATCAAACAGCTGGAACAATCAGTTGCTGTATAGTATGCAACTTCTTATGTGGCAGCTTTCCTCTTTGTTTGTATTCATCTTTGATACTTTTAAGATTATAATTTGCTGACTCATTGTGTTTTTATATTCCCGCTTAGCTAATTTTAACCTTTATGAGCTATACAACCTAAGTGGATCATATTGAAACAAGAATAATCTGAttcattttagtattttttttttagtttcattaCATTTGTTATTGAAAATCCCATGACTAGGTCAGTGATGTGTTTATTTCTTATTACATAGGTCTTCCTACCATTGTTGCAAGAGGCACAATGATGGCTTCCAAATCTGAATCAGTCATCCTTCCTTTGGTGGCCAGAAATGTTCAAGACATAGATGGTGCCATAAGTGCCTCCAGTTCTGAAGGAGCTGATTTTCTTATATATGGTATTGGTGGACAGGAAGAAGTTCATGTGGCACTGAATCCACTATTTAAAAATGTGAAGATACCGATATTCGTCATGTTCCCTTCATATGATTCTTTATATTCGGAGGTGCCAACATTACTCAAATCTGGCGCTAGCGGGTTAGTTACATCTTTGAAAGATTTCAGGCTGCTTAATGATGAGGCTTTGAGCGAATTGTTTGACATCATCTACATGAAAAATGGTAAAACACAGGATGAAGTTGAAAGCTTCGATAATCTCACAGTTTTGAATGTGCTTAATGGTCTCAACGACGATAAAAATGTTGCTGGATTTCTTAAATTGGAGGATAGAGAAAAGCAGTTCATAGAAACAGAGAGATCAGTGTTGCTGAAAGCAATAAATGTCATCCAGAAAGCTGCTCCACTGGTGatcatttaattaaattttttggtaGTTGAAGTTAATCTTGAGATAATCCTAGTTTCATTACTCGTTATTTGTATACTTTATGATGGATAGTGACGTATTgattttggatgacagatggAGGAGGTTTCACTTCTCATTGATGCAGTTTCTCAAATTGATGAGCCATTTTTACTGGTTATAGTGGTAATTGTGTGCTGAACTTCAACAAATTGTGGTTCCAGGGGTATACATTGGTATTAGCTCTATATTTCATGtaaatcctttttcttttcttgataGAGTTTAGAATTAAGGGGGCCTTTGATAATATTTATGCAAACCTTACATAAGAAATACTTTATAAAACTGTTCCATGATACCTAAATTTATAGGTcattaatgttttcaaataaAGACCCGACAAGCAGCTTGGTTCTATTCTATCTGCCTAGGACAatatgtttgatgaaatgattTGTTATTGCATCTTGTCCTTTGGAAACTGCAACCTATCCTTTTTGAGCCTTTGTTTAGATTTATGCTTCCAAACTTACTGTTTAGAAGGTGTGTGACTATCCTTTAATTGGTTATTTATCATGTTTGAGGTGGAAGAATCATGATGAGaattttgtgttatttttccGAAATTGGCTTTATTTTATATCATGAGTTCTGTCGGAATGTTTCTGGTGATCTCCTATGACTTTACCTCTCCTTTTGTCAACAGGGTGAGTTTAACTCGGGTAAGTCAACTGTTATTAATGCACTTCTCGGAAGTAGATATCTTAAAGAGGGGGTTGTTCCTACGACTAATGAGATCACGTTCTTACGCTATTCTGAGATGGATTCTGGTGAGGAACAACGTTGTGAAAGGCATCCAGATGGTCAATATATATGCTACCTTCCTGCTCCAATTCTTAAAGAAGTGAGTGGATTTAATGCTGTGCTAatcaaactatttattcaGTTCAACAATAGTGCAATCCCTTATTTATAGATTCTGGTTACTCTGCACTTTATTGAAATGATTCTCATATGTATTATAAGTAGCCACACAGACACATGCTGGCTGATGCACAAGATAAAAATGTGTGTACTGCAGgcagaacaaaattaattgtacatCTTGCTTCGTCTTTCATGTTCCTAGAACTAGATTAATGCTAGTTTATGATAAAAACTGCATTATCTGATGcacatgttttcttttaaattgaaaGCAGATGCACGTTGTTGATACACCTGGAACTAATGTGATTCTCCAAAGGCAGCAACGCCTTACTGAGGAATTTGTGCCCCGTGCCGatttgcttctttttgttATCTCTGCTGACCGCCCATTAACTGAAAGTGAGGTATGATTCACTGGTTCATCATGGGCTACATGCATCTCATTCTTTTGTCCAGGCTTCTaccttttttcaaataaaatacttatttATCCAGAAAAGTAGGATGTAATTTAAGATGTACATCTTGAAAACTTTCATTCGTTGTTATCTGAGTATGGAATCAATAACAAGGTTCATGAAATGATTCTATGTCAAACTCGAAGGTTGATCTGTTTGTATTAGTAGATACCTGTCCGAGGCGGCAAATATCTGTATGCTTAGGAAGGCATTGTTGTAGATCTTAAAGTCTTTTAGCTGATTTTGGCATTGATTTATGACAACATGTGAGGAAGCCCTTAATATGCTATGCTTGTGGAATAGTTGTACCTATTCCTCATTATCACTAAAGCTGATTTCAGTACCACTTGTTCTCCAGGTTGCTTTTCTTCGTTATACTCAGCAGTGGAAGAAGAAAGTTGTGTTTGTCCTGAACAAATCTGATATCTACCAGAATGCTCATGAGGTTCTGTTTTGCATTTACTCATATAAATTGTTGATATTACTTTTGGCAATCCTCTTTCAATAAAATCAGTTAATATGGTGCTTCCATCTATTTGAGCTTCTCCAGTGTTCTTCCTGTTATGTTTATCCAATGTCATTATTTGGTGCAGCTTGAGGAAGCTATGTCATTCATCAAGGAGAATACACAGAAATTGCTGAATACTGAAAATGTGACATTATTTCCTGTCTCTGCGAGATCTGCTCTTGAAGCAAAACTTTCAGCTTCTGCTTTGGGGAAAGATTATGCAAAACTATTAGGATCTGATTCACAGTGGAAAACCAGTAGCTTCTATGAACTTGAGAATTTCCTGTATAGTTTTTTAGATGGGTCAACAAGTACCGGAATGGAAAGAATGAAACTCAAACTGGAAACACCGATTGCAATTGCAGAAAAACTACTTTCTGCCTGTGAAACTCTTGTTACACAGGACTGCCGATATGCCAAGCAGGACTTGGCCTCGATAAATGATATAGTTGGGAGTATAAAGAACTATGCAGTGAAGATGGAAAATGAAAGCATtgcttggagaagaagaattcTGTCTGTGGTATGTTTTGCAGAAACTTATGCCCTTGTATAATCCAATGGCAAATTGATGGAATAGTTTCATAAACTTAGTTAACGAGTTGTGTCTGCACATGCAATTGCAGATTGATACCACAAAATCACGTGTGGTGGAGCTCATAGAAGCTACTCTGCAATTATCAAATCTTGATCTTGTTGCTTATTATGTTTTCAAAGGGGAAAAATCTGCCTCTATTCCAGCAACCTCAAgggttcaaaatgacattaTGGGTCCTGCATTTTCCGATGTGCAAGTAAGTTGATAGCCATAACTTTGTTCCATTAACTTTTTCCCCTATTGCTTTGGCAAGCcttgaaatttaattttggaTCATGCAAGGATTGTGCCTGTATGAATATGCCTAAGATAACAATTTGCATCTTTTCTGGATTTCATCATCGGAATCTAAAGATTTGGTTTTCTCTTCTTGTGTGTTCTTGCATTATCTTTGTCACCATGGTTGATTGTTTTCTGTGGactttgattcttttttaacCATTTAATGTCCATGTCTTGTTATATAGAAACTACTTGGAGAATATGCGATATGGTTGCAATCAGACAATGCTCGTGAAGGAAGGATGTATGCAGAAACGTTCGAAAAACGTTGGTCTTCATTTGTCTATCCACACAGGCAGGTGCATTTGGAGACGTCACTGGAAAAAGTAAATGAACTCAGCTTGAAAGTGATAGAGGGCTTCAGTACCAATGCTGCTTCCAAATTGTTTGAGCAAGAAATACGTGAAGTGGTAAGTTCAGTATTATTCAGGATATGGATTAGGATTTGGTGTTCTTGATGAAGAACTAGTTATGATTAAAAAGTTTGGGATACTGATGTGGTGTTTTGAGGTTGAGATATGctatttattttacttttcctttaaaaaaaaaacaatgaagaGATTGGATATGATTATGGCTTGTGACAAGGTgctccatatatattattgtataAAATATCTTATTAATTCAATCTGATTCGCTTCAATTCCAGTCTCTGGCGACTTTTGGTGGACTAGGAGCAGCTGGTTTATCAGCTTCACTTCTGACATCTGTACTGCCGACCACTTTAGAAGATCTTCTTGCTCTTGGTCTTTGCTCAGCTGGCGGGTAATGTGTCTTCTTGAACTCTTCCTGTTTGTCTTCAATTCTTTACTTGGTAATTCTCTTTTATTCTTGAGGCATGCCAAAGTTTTGCGTAAACATGGTGGAAATCCTCTGCTTTATGATTAAGAAACACTCAAATcgtatgtttttatttgtttcttctctGATTTAGGTTACTAGCGGTATCAAAATTTCCTGCTCGTCGGCAAGAGATGATAGATAAGGTGAAGAGGACGGCAGATGTGTTGGCACGTGAAGTTGAAGAGGCCATGCAGAAAGATCTTTCAGAAGCTATTGGGAATATGGAAAGCTTCGTGAAAAATATTAGCCAGCCTTACCAAGATACAGCACAGCAGAGACTAGAGAAACTCCTAGAGCTTCAAGATGAAATATCCAATGTTGATAAACAACTTCAAACGCTACGAATTGAAATCCAAAATCTACACGTGTCATGATCCCAGCTTGAGTTTAGCCTTCATTCCCTGCATTTCACCTTGTAATGGATGCATCGTTATATATTTACAATTtttccccttctttttttttctttttatatttattctcCTCCCCCTTGTTGGGGTAagtgtaatatattgtaatgcaTCAATAAGAAGAATTACTTGGAAGTTGAAAGGGAAAAGCATGTTCGAAAATTTCAAGCTCCGGTGACATGAGGTAGAACAGTAGTAACTGAAGGAAGAACAATTacctttgttttctctttttacagTGACTCAAATCGAAATTTGGTGTTAGGGGTGGGCTCATTGTCATGGCCAACTAGCCTTAACCCGCATTATAgtttataattaaaacaaacaagaatgatcagacccaaaaaaaaaaaaaaagacgaaTTGATTCCTGCTCTGACAATTTCTTAATGTGGTGTGTTGATGGAGAATGGACCTTTTGAAACTTAATTTCCTCTTTCGTTGGTGGTTAATATCATTCAACTcttgatgaaaagaaaattcctaGCACTAACAAAATTCCTTATTAATGCCAATTAAGATCGAAGGACCACAATCAAACATTTGGAAAGCCAATCTTGATGCTTTCAATGATCATATCTACGTACCGTCCATAAAGTGTTTTTATAGTTTATTTATGCCTGCAAAAATTAAGCACAACGAGTAGGAGGCAGCCATTTTATTATCCTAGGGACATGTCACATGTCGTATGATTCAACTGCCAAGTGAAACAAACATGCATGTTTAAATTAATGGAAGAAAAAGTTGTCACTAACATGACATGGTCAAAAGTTGTCAAGGAGTGCGCTTTGTTAACATGTTTGTGCAAACCATGAATTTGATTCCACCATTTTTCTTGGGAAAGATCATAAAGTTGAAGTTGACAATCCATATATTAATTAGGGTTTTCAGAAGAAAAGGTgatcataaattaattaaatttagcaAGAGCCAGCCTGCAAGATGAAACAAAGAGACCGTTTCATTGGTTTGCAAAGttactctttttctcttttcttcttcgt
Proteins encoded in this window:
- the LOC18767372 gene encoding probable transmembrane GTPase FZO-like, chloroplastic codes for the protein MVSLLSFHTSATQPLLLTPSSTPFLHTHLSRIKSQPSRRTRFLISSISQNSNQFTNQNPQTPPKKPPRTQFPGGFKRPEIKVPNIVLQLDPDDVLVGDDALDLIDKAVSKWVGILVLNGREASGGRLYEAACKLKSVVRDRAYLLISERVDIAAAANASGVLLSDQGLPTIVARGTMMASKSESVILPLVARNVQDIDGAISASSSEGADFLIYGIGGQEEVHVALNPLFKNVKIPIFVMFPSYDSLYSEVPTLLKSGASGLVTSLKDFRLLNDEALSELFDIIYMKNGKTQDEVESFDNLTVLNVLNGLNDDKNVAGFLKLEDREKQFIETERSVLLKAINVIQKAAPLMEEVSLLIDAVSQIDEPFLLVIVGEFNSGKSTVINALLGSRYLKEGVVPTTNEITFLRYSEMDSGEEQRCERHPDGQYICYLPAPILKEMHVVDTPGTNVILQRQQRLTEEFVPRADLLLFVISADRPLTESEVAFLRYTQQWKKKVVFVLNKSDIYQNAHELEEAMSFIKENTQKLLNTENVTLFPVSARSALEAKLSASALGKDYAKLLGSDSQWKTSSFYELENFLYSFLDGSTSTGMERMKLKLETPIAIAEKLLSACETLVTQDCRYAKQDLASINDIVGSIKNYAVKMENESIAWRRRILSVIDTTKSRVVELIEATLQLSNLDLVAYYVFKGEKSASIPATSRVQNDIMGPAFSDVQKLLGEYAIWLQSDNAREGRMYAETFEKRWSSFVYPHRQVHLETSLEKVNELSLKVIEGFSTNAASKLFEQEIREVSLATFGGLGAAGLSASLLTSVLPTTLEDLLALGLCSAGGLLAVSKFPARRQEMIDKVKRTADVLAREVEEAMQKDLSEAIGNMESFVKNISQPYQDTAQQRLEKLLELQDEISNVDKQLQTLRIEIQNLHVS